In Thermotoga sp., a genomic segment contains:
- a CDS encoding ABC transporter ATP-binding protein: MIIVEVLRTESLKSYYILDIFGRKKVIKAVDDVNISVKENEIYGIAGESGCGKSTLLKAIFAAIEPPQRIVGGKVLYRENGREIDVYSLSEEERRKLRWRFISYVPQGSMSVLNPVVKIKETFKDFIESHTTGKTKEEAYEMAKEHIKELGLPASILNAYPHQLSGGMRQRVTIALATVLSPKVIIADEPTTALDVVTQRGVVQLLKEVQSAKQNTIVLVTHDMGVHANVADRIAIMYAGKIIEEAKTEEIFENPMHPYTKYLIYSLPKFGDKGRRESAPGSPPSLADLPPGCSFHPRCPHAFDRCTKEMPPLKEYLPGHKVACWLVEEGKNAAS, translated from the coding sequence GTGATAATAGTGGAAGTGTTGAGGACAGAGAGTTTGAAATCATACTATATTTTGGACATCTTTGGAAGGAAGAAAGTGATAAAGGCAGTGGATGATGTGAACATATCGGTAAAAGAGAACGAAATATACGGCATAGCAGGGGAGAGCGGTTGTGGAAAGAGCACCCTTCTTAAGGCGATCTTTGCAGCAATAGAACCTCCTCAAAGGATAGTGGGAGGGAAGGTACTATACAGAGAAAACGGAAGGGAGATAGACGTCTATTCTTTGAGCGAAGAAGAAAGAAGGAAACTGAGATGGAGATTCATCTCTTATGTTCCTCAGGGATCGATGAGCGTATTGAATCCAGTGGTGAAGATAAAAGAAACTTTTAAGGATTTTATTGAAAGCCACACAACCGGAAAGACAAAGGAAGAAGCCTACGAGATGGCAAAAGAACATATAAAAGAGTTGGGGTTGCCGGCTAGTATCTTGAACGCATATCCACACCAGCTTTCCGGTGGAATGAGACAAAGAGTGACAATTGCCCTTGCAACCGTTTTATCACCAAAAGTGATCATAGCAGACGAACCTACAACAGCTCTGGATGTTGTAACTCAGAGAGGAGTTGTGCAACTCTTGAAGGAAGTACAGTCCGCGAAACAGAATACTATCGTTCTTGTTACACACGACATGGGAGTTCATGCAAACGTGGCAGACAGGATAGCGATCATGTACGCTGGAAAGATCATAGAAGAGGCAAAGACTGAGGAAATTTTCGAAAATCCCATGCATCCTTACACGAAATATTTAATTTACTCTCTTCCAAAGTTCGGAGATAAAGGAAGAAGAGAGAGTGCACCTGGAAGTCCTCCTTCCCTTGCAGATCTTCCACCCGGATGCAGCTTCCACCCGAGGTGTCCACACGCGTTTGACAGGTGCACGAAGGAAATGCCGCCTCTCAAAGAATACCTACCAGGACACAAAGTTGCATGCTGGCTGGTAGAGGAGGGAAAGAATGCCGCTTCTTGA